A segment of the Marmota flaviventris isolate mMarFla1 chromosome 2, mMarFla1.hap1, whole genome shotgun sequence genome:
TGTCCagcctcccagtagtccattcagctatcagtggattaatccagcaaATAGATTTATATAAGGTCAGAACCCTAGTCATTGCTTAAAAGTTCCATCTCTAAATCTTTCTGTAATGGGGGCCATACctccatgagcttttggggacattccagatccaaaccacaacacccCTTAAACCTCCATGCATTTCTGTCTCCTCCTCAACAGACCTAGCACCATTCCTTACACTGAAAAGTTGTCATTGACAACCCAGCCAAAATCCAGAGGGTGGAGCGAAACTCCCAAAACAAGAGATGGTTGGGGGTGGACTGGGAGCTGAGGAAAAAGGGAACTCAGCAGGGTTGGGAGGCTGAAAACAGGCCAAGTGAGAGCAGCTGAGAAACTGAGTTGTGTGGGTCACCTCTGCTGAATACATGCCAAGGAGGCCAGGAAGCATAAGCACTGCAGAAGTCATGCTGgaaggatgggggggggggtgggcagaaATGAAGAAGGGACAAGAACAAaagcaggggctggagttgtggctcagtgacagagcacttgcctcgcatatgtgaagcactgggtttgatcctcagtgttAGGTCAGTTGAAGTGGCTAAGGGAACAAACAGCCAACAACAAATCAGGTGCCAACAGACAAGTAGTGATAATCACCTGTCAATCAGTGGGGTCTCCTGACTGATCCTGGAAGGACATGGAATTCAGCAAGATCTCCAGACCAACCCCAGGAGAACAAGCCCTTTCCAGTCCCAAGCTCTCCCTTCCTGCCCCAAGCCTGATAAAATTACAATCCAGCTGAGCCTGGGTGCAACTCCACCGGACCACTCTGTTGTACTGGAGGGTCTTGCCCAGAgcgaatctcaataaagccttgttcagcagTTTTTAGTCTGCCTCCTTTTCTTCACTGGTGCCTGACCTTACACTCAGaatcacataaaataagtaaacaaaataaagatattgtgtccatgtattaaaaaaaaaaaagcagggttCAGGGTCAAGTACCAACTGAGTGTTTCTGCACCCTCAGCTTCATCCTGCTTCCTAGGGAGGCAGGCTCCCACACGTCTGGACCTGTTAGTGATGGGAAAGAATGGGGTGAGGGAGGGGCCCCAGGAAAAGGCCAGGATGAGCCTCATCTTGTCCCTCCCCATTCTTGCCTCACCCTCTGCAAATGTGATAGACATTGGCACCTGATGCGTTGCTGCCTCACCTTTCAGTTTCCCCAGGCCTCTGAAGGCCCCCAGCCCTACCTGCTCCTAGCTGGGTAAGTAGATCTGCCCATGCCCTTTTTCTCCACACTGCCCACTTTTAAGGGGCGGAGATGGTAGTAGTGACAGCCTAAATTTAGGACAGCCTAAAGTTAGGAATGGGGGCCTGAGTAAATTTAGGACAGTCTAAAGTTAGGACTTCTGGGTTCTGGGAGGTGCCAGGAGTGAAGGCCACCCGACCTGAAGCAGAGGATCTAGGTTCTAAGAAGGAGTGGTATTTGAATTGGGGGTCAGGATCCTCCATGTCAAGATTCCCAGAGAGAAGAAGGACAGGCTGCAGGGAAGTGGAGGGAAGCACAGTTCCTTCTCACCTAGCATCGGAGGCAATGTGGACTTATGCCCCACTTCTGAATGCCCTCTGTGGCCTCTTCCAGCCCCGCAGAAGAAGGATGTCAGTCTGCTACCGGCCCCCTGGGAATGAGACACTGCTGAGCTGGAAGGCCTCACGGACCACTGGAACGGCCTTTCTATTGCTGGCGGCGCTGCTGGGGCTGCCCGGTAATGGCTTCGTAGTGTGGAGTCTGGCTGGCTGGCGGCCCGCACGTGGGCGACCACTGGCGGCCACGCTAGTACTGCACCTGGCGCTGGCCGATGGCTCGGTCCTGCTACTCACACCGCTCTTCGTAGCCTTCCTGACCGGGCAAGCCTGGCCGCTGGGCCAGGCGGGCTGCAAGGCTGTGTACTACGTGTGCGCCCTCAGCATGTACGCCAGTGTGCTGCTCACCGGCCTGCTCAGCCTGCAGCGTTGCCTCGCCGTCACCCGCCCCTTCCTGGCGCCCCGGTTGCGCAGCCCGGCTCTGGCCCGTCGCCTACTGCTGGCAGTCTGGCTGGCCGCCTTGTTGCTTGCTGTCCCGGCCGCTGTCTACCGCCATCTCTGGGGGGACCGCGTTTGCCAGCTGTGCCACCCGTCGCCCGCCCACGCCGCCGCCCACCTGAGCCTGGAGACTCTGACCGCCTTTGTGCTTCCTTTTGGGCTAGTGCTTGGCTGTTACAGCGTGACGCTGGCGCGGTTGAGGGGCGCCCGCTGGGGGTCTGGGAAGCAGGGGTCGAGGGTGGGCCGGCTGGTGAGCGCCATCGTGCTCGCCTTCGGCTTGCTCTGGGCTCCCTACCACGCAGTCAACCTACTGCAAGTGGTGGCAGCACTCGCTCCACCAGAAGGTGCCTTGGCGAGGCTCGGCGGCGCAGGCCAGGCAGCGCGGGCTGGAACGACAGCCTTGGCCTTCTTCAGCTCTAGCGTCAACCCAGTGCTCTACGTCTTCACCGCTGGGGATCTGCTGCCTCGGGCGGGTCCCCGGTTCCTCACACGGCTCTTCGAGGGCTCTGGAGAAGCCCGAGGGGGAAGCCGCTCTAGGGAGGGTACCATGGAGCTACGAACTACTCCCCGGCTACAAGTAGTGGGGCCGGGAAAGGGCAATGGAGACCCAGGGGGTGGGGTGAAGAGGGGCAGTCAGGAATGGGATCCTTGACACCAAACCCTACAACCATGTCTGCTTTTCCCCTACCACTTTTCATCTTCCCTGAAACTCACTCCTCTGAGGCATTTGGGGACCCTTTTCCAACTAATTTGGATCTGGCTGGGTAGGATTATTACATACCTGGGGCAGGTCCAGATTCCTCAAAACGGAGGGACTTTGAGGATAGTGATGTCCCTTATTAAAAAATGCTGTGTGCTTGCAAGTTGGCATATACCCATGTGCCAGCATTGCTTACTTGTTGCCAGTGACTTTATTGTGAAATACATTGGGAAGTCATTAGATGATGACTTAAGTGAGTTTCCCCTTTGGTGGTTAATCCTGTGTGAGTTGTACTAAAGCCACATAATTCCCAGGTAGATCAACCT
Coding sequences within it:
- the Ltb4r2 gene encoding leukotriene B4 receptor 2, whose translation is MWTYAPLLNALCGLFQPRRRRMSVCYRPPGNETLLSWKASRTTGTAFLLLAALLGLPGNGFVVWSLAGWRPARGRPLAATLVLHLALADGSVLLLTPLFVAFLTGQAWPLGQAGCKAVYYVCALSMYASVLLTGLLSLQRCLAVTRPFLAPRLRSPALARRLLLAVWLAALLLAVPAAVYRHLWGDRVCQLCHPSPAHAAAHLSLETLTAFVLPFGLVLGCYSVTLARLRGARWGSGKQGSRVGRLVSAIVLAFGLLWAPYHAVNLLQVVAALAPPEGALARLGGAGQAARAGTTALAFFSSSVNPVLYVFTAGDLLPRAGPRFLTRLFEGSGEARGGSRSREGTMELRTTPRLQVVGPGKGNGDPGGGVKRGSQEWDP